From the Lycium ferocissimum isolate CSIRO_LF1 unplaced genomic scaffold, AGI_CSIRO_Lferr_CH_V1 ctg45, whole genome shotgun sequence genome, one window contains:
- the LOC132044421 gene encoding uncharacterized protein LOC132044421 translates to MVLIAIFEPFVDKSKINGYRRVLGYHHCCANSNEKIWCFWNHLDHSEIMEDNEQHITIKMKNQATDKGYLVSAVYAKCSARERRDLWDSIDNINNFWDGPWCIGGDFNVIMDPEEKCGGNPYRASKSLDFISIMEACDLMDIGFTGPRFTWCNNRSPQKRIWKRLDRVFINDLWANEFISGATRIEGNSMWQLPSKLKLLSKRLSQWSKESIGDINEEVNNWEAKMLILEDMDLQNNTGHDREELNKGYAEYSRWLGLQDNLLRQKTQTKWFKEGDYNSRYFHSILRDRRRKLHLHRIKNTRGKWIEGDEKISRAAIKHFKNFFNLNYQENDHRIINCIPTLITDDDNVLLNAMPMEEEIKNVVFSMNAESSAGPDGFNGKSSNPAGISSNLISLPLFLISLEAKG, encoded by the exons ATGGTTTTGATAGCTATTTTTGAACCATTTGTTGACAAAAGCAAAATAAATGGTTACAGGAGAGTTCTCGGCTATCATCACTGTTGTGCCAACTCAAATGAAAAAATATGGTGTTTTTGGAATCATTTGGATCATTCAGAGATCATGGAGGACAATGAACAACATATTACTATTAAGATGAAGAATCAGGCCACTGATAAAGGCTACCTAGTTTCAGCAGTTTATGCCAAATGCTCTGCCAGGGAAAGGAGAGATCTCTGGGATAGCATtgacaacatcaacaacttctGGGATGGACCATGGTGTATAGGAGGAGACTTTAACGTAATTATGGACCCTGAAGAGAAGTGTGGAGGAAATCCATACAGAGCTAGTAAAAGTCTGGACTTTATCAGTATAATGGAAGCTTGTGATCTTATGGACATTGGATTCACTGGACCTAGGTTTACTTGGTGCAATAATAGAAGCCCCCAAAAAAGAATATGGAAGAGGCTTGACAGAGTTTTCATCAATGACCTATGGGCTAATGAATTTATTA GTGGTGCAACAAGAATTGAAGGTAACTCTATGTGGCAACTACCATCTAAGCTGAAACTGCTTAGTAAGAGACTAAGCCAGTGGTCAAAGGAAAGTATTGGTGACATAAATGAGGAGGTGAATAATTGGGAGGCCAAAATGCTAATTCTGGAAGATATGGACCTTCAAAACAACACTGGTCATGATAGAGAAGAGCTTAATAAAGGATATGCTGAATATAGTAGATGGTTGGGACTTCAAGATAATCTATTGAGGCAAAAAACTCAGACAAAATGGTTCAAGGAGGGAGACTATAACTCAAGATACTTTCATAGTATCTTGAGAGATAGAAGAAGGAAACTTCACCTGCACAGAATCAAGAACACGAGAGGTAAATGGATTGAAGGTGATGAGAAGATTTCTAGAGCTGCTATCAAACACTTCAAGAACTTCTTTAACCTTAACTATCAGGAGAATGATCACAGAATTATCAATTGCATTCCTACTCTTAttactgatgatgataatgtcCTGCTCAATGCTATGCCAATGGAAGAGGAAATTAAAAATGTTGTCTTTAGCATGAATGCTGAAAGCAGTGCTGGCCCTGATGGTTTTAATGGTAAATCTTCTAATCCCGCTGGAATATCATCAAATTTGATATCATTGCCTTTGTTTTTGATTTCTTTAGAGGCAAAAGGGTAA